AGCTGATTTGTTTCTGGACATAAACTGAAGCATTATAGAGTAGTTTAGGTTTTGGTCATACCTACCGAGAGAGTGAATGAGagctgtttttttattttttattttttgcaataGAAAATCACGGCGATACTTTGGAGTTTGTTATTAACCAAAAAGGTTTCCTTTAGGATGTATTGTCGAAACTCCTTTCAGAACACGATTTGCTACGTGCTTTGCGAATGACTTCCTATGGATTTCTTTTCTATGGCCCTGGTTCTTATGCTTGGTACCAGTTTCTTGACCATTGTCTCCCAAAACCAAATGTCCAGAACCTAATGCTAAAGGTATTATGCTTCATCTATAAGTTATATATAATTCGATTTATAGAAGCATGCAGCAATTAAGGATAGTGACGACTTCTAATTTgtctctctcttttctctcgtTCATTTTGACAGGTTTTACTAAACCAGATTGTATTGGGCCCATGTGTCATTGCTGTTGTCTTTGCATGGAACAATTTATGGCAACAGAAGCTCTCGGAGCTTCcagaaaaatacaaaagagaTGCGCTTCCAACTTTACTATATGGTACAAACCTCATTGCCTAATTGTTATTCTGACTTACTGATGCATGTTTGATATTTCTCACACGTTTCTGTGTAATTTGTTTGTGCAGGGTTTAGGTTCTGGATCCCTGTCAGTATATTAAATTTCTGGTACGCACGTTCACATCTGTCAATATGATATTCTATTTATGTTTAGggaaatgttaacatgtgcacctaaggcacatgttaagaatacaaatatagaaatattttctcgaaacatgtgtattatatct
This portion of the Trifolium pratense cultivar HEN17-A07 linkage group LG3, ARS_RC_1.1, whole genome shotgun sequence genome encodes:
- the LOC123913616 gene encoding protein Mpv17, with protein sequence MDAIGFGNGFCGFWRWNPSSDSRRRRIRSNSTSPGSVVGGGYQFPVKQALTAASLALTGDTIAQVSNRWSKAKESGENGSQDVLSKLLSEHDLLRALRMTSYGFLFYGPGSYAWYQFLDHCLPKPNVQNLMLKVLLNQIVLGPCVIAVVFAWNNLWQQKLSELPEKYKRDALPTLLYGFRFWIPVSILNFWVVPLPARVAFMSMGSIFWNFYLSSTMNK